The Roseomonas haemaphysalidis genome segment ACGACATCCCGACACAGACCTGCGTGCTGACCCACGTCACCAATGCCATCCGTATCATCGAGCGTGGCGCACCGGTGGACCTGGTGTTCCAGTCGGTCGCCGGTACGGAGGCAGCCAATGCGGGCTTCGGCGTATCGCTTTCGGTGCTGCGGGAAGCCCATGATGCGGCACGGTCCCTGCGCCGTGGCACGGTCGGCGACAACGTGATGTATTTCGAAACCGGCCAGGGGGCGGCGTTGTCCGCCGATGCGCATCACGGCCTGGACCAGCAGACTGTCGAAACCCGGGCCTATGCCGTTGCTCGTGCTTTCTCGCCGTTGCTGGTCAACACGGTGGTTGGCTTTATCGGGCCGGAATACCTGTTCGACGGCAAGCAGATCATCCGTGCGGGCCTGGAGGATCATTGCTGCGCGAAGCTGCTCGGTGTGCCGATGGGGGTCGACGTCTGCTACACCAATCATGCGGAAGCGGACCAGGATGACATGGATACGCTGATGACGCTGCTTGCCGTTGCCGGCTCCAATTTCCTGATCACGGTACCTGGCGCCGACGACGTGATGCTCAACTACCAGAGCGGATCGTTCCACGACGCGTTGTATCTCCGCTCCACCTTGGGCCTGCGTGCCGCGCCTGAGTTCGAGAGCTGGCTGCAGGGCATGGAGATGACCGATGCGGCCGGCCGCATCCGCCCGTTGCCACCGCAGCACGGTGCGGTGCGGCGGCTGTTGCCGGACCCGCTGGCATGACGGCCAAGCCACCGGCTTCGGACCCCTGGCGTAGCCTGCGCCAGACGACACCGGCCCGCATCGGGCTTGGCCGGGTGGGGGATGCGCCGCCCGTCGCGGCGATGCTGGACTTCCAGCTTGCCCACGCCCGGGCACGTGATGCTGTGCATGCGGCGCTGGATGTCGATGCGCTGTCCTCCCGACTCGGTGACCCGAAGCCGATCATCGTGCGGAGCCGGGCCACCGACCGCGGCACGTATCTGCGCCGCCCGGATCTCGGGCGGAGGCTGGACGATGCCAGCCTTCCGCTGCTGCCACCGGGCGGATGGGACGCGGTGTTCGTGTTGGCGGATGGCTTGTCCGCCCGGGCGGTGCAGGCACAGGGACCGGCGTTGCTGGATGCGGTGCTGCCGATGCTGCAAGGCTGGCGTGTCGCGCCGCCCGTCATCGCAACCCAGGGGCGGGTGGCACTGGGCGACGAGATCGGCGATGCCCTGGGGGCGGAGCTCTGCGTGGTGCTGATTGGCGAGCGGCCGGGACTGAGCGTCGCGGACAGTCTGGGTGTTTACATGACCCATGCGCCGCGCGTGGGGCGCCGCGACTCCGAACGGAATTGCATTTCCAACATCCATGGCGCTGGCGGGCTGTCGCATGCCGCCGCGGCCACCAAGCTGGCTTGGCTCATGACAGAGGCGCGGCGGCGCAAGCTGACCGGCGTCGGCTTGAAGGACGATGCTCCCGGCCTCGCCGTCGCCGGACCGGCGGAGCTGATGCCCCCGGCCAGCGACGGTTAGCCCGCGACGTCGCGCAACACGCGCAGCACGTCATTGCCGTAGCGCTCCAGCTTGGTGTTGCCCACGCCGGGAATGGTACCGAGCTGGTCCAGGGTAGCAGGCTGCTCCGCGGCGATCTCGGCCAGGGTACGGTCCTGGAAG includes the following:
- the eutC gene encoding ethanolamine ammonia-lyase subunit EutC, with translation MTAKPPASDPWRSLRQTTPARIGLGRVGDAPPVAAMLDFQLAHARARDAVHAALDVDALSSRLGDPKPIIVRSRATDRGTYLRRPDLGRRLDDASLPLLPPGGWDAVFVLADGLSARAVQAQGPALLDAVLPMLQGWRVAPPVIATQGRVALGDEIGDALGAELCVVLIGERPGLSVADSLGVYMTHAPRVGRRDSERNCISNIHGAGGLSHAAAATKLAWLMTEARRRKLTGVGLKDDAPGLAVAGPAELMPPASDG
- a CDS encoding ethanolamine ammonia-lyase subunit EutB; its protein translation is MGRYASDFRGERHVFRDLPDLLAKASPRRSGDELAGLAADSDAQRVAARAVLADLPLTRFLEEPLIAYEADEVTRLIMDSHDAAAFSAIGHLTVGGLRDWLLSYDATADVIAALSPGLTPEMVAAVSKLMRNQDLISVASRCRVVTAFRSTIGLPGRLGTRLQPNHPADDLRGIAAATLDGLLYGCGDAVIGINPATDNMPNCIALLEMLDGLRQRHDIPTQTCVLTHVTNAIRIIERGAPVDLVFQSVAGTEAANAGFGVSLSVLREAHDAARSLRRGTVGDNVMYFETGQGAALSADAHHGLDQQTVETRAYAVARAFSPLLVNTVVGFIGPEYLFDGKQIIRAGLEDHCCAKLLGVPMGVDVCYTNHAEADQDDMDTLMTLLAVAGSNFLITVPGADDVMLNYQSGSFHDALYLRSTLGLRAAPEFESWLQGMEMTDAAGRIRPLPPQHGAVRRLLPDPLA